TTTAGTGACAGAGACAAGCGGCCAAGCTTGTCGGATTCTAAAACATCAACACCTGACTGAAAGAAGACTAATTCAGGGCGAACCTTATTGATAAGATCAAGGAGAGTTTCGCTAAGTGCTTTTAAGTAGTGTTCATCTTCAGTCCCATCGGGAAGGGCAATGTCTAGGTCTGAATTTTCCTTTCGCAGAGGGTAGTTCTTTTCACCATGCATGCTGAAGGTGAACACCCTCGGATCATTTTCAAATATTTTTGCGGTACCATTTCCTTGATGAACATCGAGGTCAATCACTAGGATTTGTTTCACTCCCAGTTCTTCGATGGCATAAGCCGAACCAACAGCGATATCATTAAGTAGACAAAAACCTTCTCCACGATCTCTGAAGGCATGGTGGGTTCCTCCGGCAATGTTAGCGCTAACTCCGTTTTGAAAGGCATAATCTATAGCCTCTATAGTACCTTGGGTAATGATCAACTCCCTTCTGACCAATTTATCACTCAAAGGAAAGCCGGTAGCTCGCTCCTCCTGTCTGCTGAGACTTTTGGTGAGTAACTTGTCTAAGTACTCACGAGTATGAATACGCAAAATTCTTTTTTCAGAAACTTCTGATGGATCGAAGAAGTTTTCTCTCTCCATGGTGCCTTCGTGCATCAATT
This portion of the Cryomorphaceae bacterium 1068 genome encodes:
- a CDS encoding histone deacetylase; protein product: MLKVAWNEHYAHELPKGHRFPMEKYNLLPQQLMHEGTMERENFFDPSEVSEKRILRIHTREYLDKLLTKSLSRQEERATGFPLSDKLVRRELIITQGTIEAIDYAFQNGVSANIAGGTHHAFRDRGEGFCLLNDIAVGSAYAIEELGVKQILVIDLDVHQGNGTAKIFENDPRVFTFSMHGEKNYPLRKENSDLDIALPDGTEDEHYLKALSETLLDLINKVRPELVFFQSGVDVLESDKLGRLSLSLNGCKKRDEIVFTETKKRSIPVVFNMGGGYSKKISVIIEAHANTYRTAREIYF